A single genomic interval of Paenibacillus macerans harbors:
- a CDS encoding S-layer homology domain-containing protein, whose protein sequence is MKRGLKIILSWICMFSLFASPLSVFGASSGDPVWPNPGAIQLSKTAQPTGSPGEWEITLKAEGKNVRTSSDIVLVIDKSGSMDQRSGWFTPSKMDNAKDAAKKFVDNLLLPNSSTQIAVVSFNKSSTLISGFKGAGNKNALKNAIEGIEPTGGTNIQAGLKKASDLLANSIAQNKIIVLLSDGEPTFSFKGTHAEGFNWPNSSNNFSITSFDYGKTLGTGADFTFKNYDCNIFGFNCKNDTYNINNYQVKDNGIGTISEAKIAKDAGLKIFSVGLEVSNNSNAINVLKDIQSEGYFPANSDELNTIFREMAGKISYAAQNAKVVDPMGDMFNLKKQGAQVSPQDYSASQGTVTWNAATETFTWDVGNIAEGEPASLTYKVVLDQSKNPVSNVLYPTNGKTTIEYTNVTGEKVSKDFEVPKVSIGNGSILMKGYKVNASGKPVNAEGVEVEGPEFAELLYSEYYKDQNGNEALPIGAAEYSVSAKNIAGYQLKVGENPVSIRLTATNPTPTVWFGYEEAVERTVTVHYLEQGTEKELAQSTTVKGVAGQKVTLTAVEIPGYTPENKTAEYVVKAEGSNEYTFYYVANKQSVEVQYLEQGTNKKLADPTTVEGVTGQTLELKAIGIPGYTPVEPSFNYKLGVENAPHIFYYTPSEQTVTVKFVEKELGNELIEPRTVTGHTGKTVTLEAAEIPGYTPENKTAEYVVKAEGSNEYTFYYVAHKQSVEVQYLEQGTNKKLADPTTVEGVTGQTLELKAIGIPGYTPVEPSFNYELGVENAPHIFYYTANATEPDDSRTLTVRYVDQQTGKDLLNPTERSGKVGEKITLTAENYTDTVTGAVYKPHAYEVPYTFTEDQVQQFVFKYAQGNTGQERIVTIHHVDRETDEELIEPTASKGIAGTNLVFYPEPISVTDVVYFPEQTKYDIKITLDAGQEYTIYYVKGEPDELAQVTVSYRDRETGNELAAQEIYKGRIGAGIEFSAKQVEGYTPEVANHTHTWTDDPNQTYVFYYTKNAPADRQLTVKYLENGTNRQLASQTTVSGKPGETKTLTAVSVSGYNPVKATASYTFSDQEGQEYAFYYTKKSSDSSGSSGSDNSGSSNPNPSPSTPEVDPLPPLPPLPAVPPKLETENHYDYINGYPDGTVKPLNNITREEVAAIFYRLLDDESRSAYLKTGNSFSDVGNTRWSNKHISTMENAGIITGYPDGIFKPGQYITRAEFAAIASRFDKLDERQNDTFTDITGHWAEKYIASAANKGWIKGYTDGTFKPEQYITRAEAAKFINSVLNRKVDKDGIHKDTKQWPDNISGMWYYYDILEATNHHEYSRSESGVEVWSEIKASRVYP, encoded by the coding sequence ATGAAACGCGGGTTAAAAATAATATTGTCCTGGATTTGCATGTTTTCGCTTTTTGCCAGTCCCCTGTCCGTCTTCGGCGCAAGTTCGGGGGACCCCGTCTGGCCGAATCCCGGAGCCATTCAATTGAGCAAAACCGCCCAACCTACAGGGAGCCCTGGCGAGTGGGAAATTACGCTCAAGGCTGAAGGAAAAAACGTCCGGACCAGCTCGGACATCGTGCTGGTCATCGATAAGTCGGGGAGCATGGACCAGCGAAGTGGATGGTTTACACCATCGAAGATGGATAACGCTAAAGATGCCGCAAAGAAATTTGTGGATAATTTGCTGTTACCAAACTCTTCCACCCAAATCGCTGTGGTCTCATTTAATAAATCCTCTACCCTTATCTCAGGTTTTAAAGGTGCTGGCAATAAGAACGCTTTGAAAAATGCCATAGAAGGTATTGAACCGACCGGCGGAACGAATATCCAGGCGGGCTTGAAGAAAGCTAGCGACCTGTTGGCGAACAGTATCGCGCAAAACAAAATAATCGTGTTGTTAAGCGACGGTGAACCAACATTCAGCTTCAAGGGAACACATGCTGAAGGATTCAACTGGCCTAACAGCAGCAACAACTTTTCGATTACGAGTTTTGATTACGGAAAAACCCTTGGGACAGGTGCAGATTTTACTTTTAAAAACTATGATTGTAATATCTTTGGTTTTAACTGTAAAAACGACACCTACAACATCAACAATTATCAAGTCAAGGATAACGGCATCGGTACCATTTCCGAAGCAAAAATCGCCAAAGATGCAGGGCTCAAGATCTTTTCGGTAGGCTTGGAAGTTTCAAACAACAGCAACGCGATAAATGTGTTAAAAGACATTCAAAGCGAAGGCTACTTCCCTGCCAACAGCGATGAATTGAACACGATTTTCCGCGAAATGGCCGGAAAGATTTCCTATGCGGCTCAAAATGCCAAAGTCGTTGATCCGATGGGAGACATGTTCAATCTCAAGAAACAAGGCGCACAAGTCAGTCCTCAGGATTATTCCGCATCGCAAGGTACGGTAACTTGGAACGCTGCAACCGAGACATTTACTTGGGACGTCGGCAATATCGCCGAAGGTGAACCTGCTTCATTAACTTACAAAGTGGTCTTGGACCAATCCAAAAACCCCGTTTCTAATGTCCTCTATCCTACGAACGGCAAAACGACAATCGAATATACGAATGTTACGGGCGAGAAAGTTTCGAAGGATTTTGAGGTGCCGAAAGTAAGCATCGGCAACGGTTCCATCCTCATGAAGGGCTATAAAGTCAATGCGAGCGGCAAGCCTGTCAATGCCGAAGGCGTTGAAGTGGAAGGACCGGAATTCGCGGAATTGCTTTATAGCGAGTATTACAAGGATCAAAACGGGAATGAGGCTTTGCCGATCGGGGCTGCGGAATATTCCGTATCGGCCAAAAACATTGCCGGGTATCAGTTGAAGGTAGGAGAAAATCCTGTTAGCATCCGGCTTACCGCTACCAATCCGACACCGACAGTTTGGTTTGGTTATGAGGAAGCGGTTGAACGGACAGTTACCGTTCATTATTTGGAGCAGGGAACAGAAAAGGAACTCGCTCAATCAACTACGGTAAAAGGTGTCGCTGGGCAAAAAGTAACTCTAACGGCTGTCGAAATTCCGGGCTACACTCCGGAAAACAAAACTGCCGAGTACGTGGTTAAAGCCGAAGGCAGTAACGAGTACACCTTCTACTACGTCGCTAATAAGCAAAGCGTAGAAGTACAGTACCTCGAGCAAGGCACCAACAAGAAACTCGCTGACCCAACTACGGTTGAAGGCGTGACCGGGCAAACACTCGAGCTCAAAGCGATCGGCATCCCGGGCTACACCCCGGTGGAGCCAAGCTTCAACTATAAGCTTGGCGTGGAGAATGCTCCGCATATCTTCTACTACACACCGAGCGAACAAACCGTTACAGTGAAGTTCGTGGAGAAGGAATTGGGGAATGAACTGATCGAACCTCGCACTGTGACGGGACACACCGGCAAAACCGTAACTCTCGAAGCAGCCGAAATTCCGGGCTACACTCCGGAAAACAAAACTGCCGAGTACGTGGTTAAAGCCGAAGGCAGTAACGAGTACACCTTCTACTACGTCGCCCATAAGCAAAGCGTAGAAGTGCAGTACCTCGAGCAAGGCACCAACAAGAAACTCGCTGACCCAACTACGGTTGAAGGCGTGACCGGGCAAACGCTCGAGCTCAAAGCGATCGGCATCCCGGGCTACACCCCGGTGGAGCCAAGCTTCAACTATGAGCTTGGCGTGGAGAATGCTCCGCATATCTTCTACTACACAGCCAATGCCACCGAACCGGATGACAGCAGGACTCTGACCGTCAGATACGTGGATCAACAGACAGGTAAAGACTTGCTCAATCCAACTGAGCGTTCGGGCAAAGTAGGCGAAAAAATTACCCTGACGGCCGAAAATTACACAGACACCGTTACGGGGGCGGTTTACAAACCGCACGCTTATGAAGTGCCGTACACCTTCACAGAAGATCAGGTGCAGCAATTCGTATTCAAGTATGCCCAAGGCAATACCGGTCAGGAGCGTATTGTAACGATCCACCATGTGGACCGAGAGACCGATGAAGAGCTTATCGAGCCAACGGCTTCCAAAGGTATCGCCGGAACGAATTTGGTCTTTTATCCTGAACCAATTTCAGTGACCGATGTCGTTTATTTCCCGGAACAAACCAAATACGACATTAAAATTACACTAGACGCTGGACAGGAATATACCATCTACTACGTTAAAGGCGAACCGGATGAACTGGCACAGGTCACCGTCTCTTATCGAGATCGAGAAACAGGTAACGAGTTGGCCGCACAGGAGATCTACAAAGGCCGCATTGGGGCCGGAATAGAGTTCTCCGCTAAACAGGTAGAAGGATATACTCCGGAAGTTGCAAACCACACGCATACTTGGACCGACGATCCGAATCAGACTTATGTCTTCTATTACACGAAAAACGCACCGGCGGATCGGCAATTGACCGTCAAGTATTTGGAAAACGGCACAAACCGGCAATTGGCGAGTCAGACCACAGTATCCGGCAAACCGGGAGAGACGAAAACGCTGACGGCCGTATCGGTATCCGGGTACAATCCAGTGAAAGCGACCGCTTCCTACACGTTTAGTGATCAGGAAGGCCAAGAGTACGCGTTCTACTACACTAAAAAATCGTCGGATTCATCCGGCTCCAGCGGATCGGATAATTCGGGAAGTTCAAACCCGAATCCAAGCCCAAGCACACCGGAAGTAGATCCGCTTCCGCCGTTGCCGCCGCTGCCTGCCGTTCCGCCAAAACTGGAAACGGAAAATCATTACGACTACATTAACGGGTATCCGGACGGCACGGTTAAGCCGTTGAACAATATTACCCGTGAAGAAGTCGCGGCGATTTTCTACCGATTGCTCGATGATGAAAGCCGCTCCGCCTACCTGAAAACCGGAAATTCCTTCTCTGACGTTGGAAATACGCGCTGGTCCAATAAACATATTTCGACGATGGAGAATGCCGGAATTATTACGGGATATCCGGACGGCATCTTTAAGCCGGGGCAATATATTACCCGAGCCGAATTTGCGGCGATCGCTTCCCGCTTCGACAAGCTGGACGAACGGCAAAACGATACGTTCACGGACATTACGGGGCACTGGGCGGAAAAATATATCGCCTCCGCAGCCAACAAAGGCTGGATCAAAGGCTACACGGACGGAACCTTCAAACCGGAACAATACATTACCCGGGCTGAAGCCGCCAAATTCATCAACAGCGTACTGAACAGAAAAGTCGATAAGGACGGAATTCATAAGGATACGAAACAGTGGCCGGACAATATCTCCGGCATGTGGTACTACTACGATATTCTTGAAGCCACAAATCATCATGAATACTCCAGAAGCGAATCCGGAGTCGAGGTTTGGAGTGAAATAAAAGCTAGCCGCGTCTATCCTTAA
- a CDS encoding AraC family transcriptional regulator — translation MPKIEIPHRKSDRFRFKKTPELLFAGQVVDERRFYAPPQIHDFCEIIYIVEGAGEFRIAGKTYEVRPGDVAVYNAGVPHEERSLSPEPFKLIYCGVSNVHIEGVPQGQLLPAYVEPVIPCEKYAYKVESCLSEMLQECDSQVLGYETLSNNLLMSLITLLYRIVDVKHPFDPLKDKNEITVRTKQFIDKNYTRSITLKEIADTLYVSQHYLSHLFKKELGDSPVNYLITRRIEEAKRLLAGSDAAIHEIASRVGYGNDKYFSMLFKKVTGQSPSAYRDAEKQKRTGR, via the coding sequence GTGCCAAAAATCGAAATTCCGCATCGCAAAAGCGATCGTTTTCGCTTCAAAAAAACGCCCGAGCTGCTGTTCGCCGGCCAAGTCGTCGATGAGCGCCGATTTTACGCCCCGCCGCAGATCCATGATTTTTGCGAAATTATTTATATTGTTGAAGGCGCCGGAGAATTCCGGATCGCGGGCAAAACGTACGAGGTTCGCCCCGGGGACGTGGCCGTATACAACGCCGGCGTACCGCACGAGGAACGCTCGCTGAGTCCGGAACCGTTCAAATTGATTTACTGCGGCGTAAGTAACGTGCATATCGAAGGCGTCCCCCAAGGGCAACTGCTTCCCGCGTACGTGGAGCCGGTCATTCCATGCGAAAAATACGCCTACAAAGTGGAAAGCTGCCTGTCGGAAATGCTGCAGGAGTGCGATTCGCAGGTACTGGGCTACGAAACGCTCAGCAACAACCTGCTGATGTCGCTCATTACGCTCTTGTACCGGATCGTCGACGTCAAACATCCGTTTGACCCGCTCAAGGACAAAAACGAAATCACGGTCCGGACCAAGCAATTTATCGATAAAAACTACACCCGCAGCATCACGTTAAAAGAAATCGCCGACACGCTGTACGTCAGCCAGCATTATTTATCCCACCTGTTCAAAAAGGAACTGGGCGATTCGCCCGTCAACTACCTGATCACCCGCCGCATCGAAGAGGCCAAACGCCTGCTTGCGGGCAGCGACGCAGCAATCCATGAAATCGCCTCCCGTGTCGGGTATGGGAATGACAAGTATTTTTCCATGCTGTTCAAAAAAGTGACCGGCCAATCGCCCAGCGCCTACCGGGACGCGGAAAAGCAAAAACGTACCGGGCGCTAA
- a CDS encoding L-fucose isomerase: MVENDYRWRNGFPKIGIRPTIDGRRRGVRESLEEQTMNLAKAVARLLSAELRYPNGRPVECVIADTCIGGVAEAAAAAKKFKQAEVGLSITVTPCWCYGTETMDTDPLIPKAVWGFNGTGRPGAVYLAAVLSAHAQKGLPAFGIYGEDVQDEGDDRIPDDVQEKLLRFARGGLAAAMMRDQAYLSMGSVSMGIAGSMVNDSFFQEYLGMRNEYVDMSEFTRRIEEEIFDPEEYKRALDWVKNNCQEGPDNNPAHLQTSRERKDREWETVVKMTLIARDLMIGNPRLAELGFEEEAQGHHAIASGFQGQRQWTDHFPNGDFMETLLNSSFDWNGTRSPYVVATENDSLNGVGMLFGYLLTNTAQIFADVRTYWSPSSVERVTGYKLEGRAAGGILHLINSGSAALDGTGEQTKNGAPAIKPYWEISAEEVERMLKATQWRPASVEYFRGGGFSTDYLTRGGMPMTMARLNLVKGLGPVLQIAEGYSVDLPEHVHDTLDQRTDPTWPSTWFAPILTGSGAFTSVYDVMDHWGANHGVISYGHIGADLITLASILRIPVSMHNVPKEKIFRPRAWGLFGTEDAESADFRACTAFGPLYS, from the coding sequence ATGGTTGAAAACGATTACAGATGGAGAAACGGATTTCCGAAAATCGGCATTCGCCCGACGATTGACGGCAGACGGCGAGGAGTCCGCGAATCGCTTGAGGAACAGACGATGAACCTGGCCAAGGCGGTTGCGCGCCTGCTCAGCGCCGAGCTGCGTTATCCGAACGGCCGGCCGGTGGAATGCGTCATTGCCGACACATGTATCGGCGGAGTAGCGGAAGCGGCCGCCGCGGCAAAAAAATTCAAGCAGGCCGAAGTCGGCCTATCGATCACGGTGACCCCTTGCTGGTGTTATGGCACGGAAACGATGGATACCGACCCGCTGATTCCGAAAGCGGTGTGGGGCTTTAACGGCACCGGGCGGCCGGGGGCGGTCTATCTGGCGGCGGTCTTGTCCGCGCACGCGCAAAAAGGGCTGCCGGCGTTCGGCATTTACGGAGAAGACGTGCAGGACGAAGGCGACGACCGGATTCCGGACGATGTGCAGGAGAAGCTGCTGCGTTTTGCCCGCGGCGGGCTGGCGGCGGCGATGATGCGTGATCAGGCCTATCTGTCGATGGGATCGGTGTCGATGGGCATCGCGGGCTCGATGGTGAACGACTCCTTTTTCCAGGAATATCTGGGCATGCGGAACGAATACGTTGACATGAGCGAATTTACGCGCCGGATCGAAGAGGAGATTTTTGACCCCGAGGAATACAAGCGGGCGCTGGACTGGGTGAAAAACAACTGCCAGGAAGGGCCGGACAACAACCCGGCGCATCTGCAAACGTCCCGCGAGCGCAAGGATCGGGAATGGGAAACGGTCGTCAAAATGACGCTGATCGCGCGCGATCTGATGATCGGCAATCCGCGCCTGGCCGAACTGGGCTTTGAGGAGGAAGCGCAGGGTCATCATGCGATCGCCTCCGGATTCCAGGGGCAGCGCCAGTGGACGGATCATTTTCCGAACGGGGATTTTATGGAGACGCTGCTGAATTCGTCGTTTGATTGGAACGGAACGCGTTCTCCTTATGTAGTGGCCACGGAAAACGACAGCTTAAACGGCGTCGGCATGCTGTTCGGGTACCTGCTGACCAATACGGCGCAGATTTTTGCCGACGTGCGCACGTACTGGAGCCCTTCCTCCGTGGAGCGGGTGACCGGCTATAAGCTGGAAGGCCGCGCGGCGGGCGGCATTTTGCATTTGATCAATTCGGGCTCGGCGGCGCTGGACGGCACCGGCGAACAGACGAAAAACGGCGCGCCCGCGATCAAACCGTACTGGGAAATCAGCGCGGAAGAAGTCGAACGCATGCTCAAAGCAACGCAGTGGCGCCCGGCTTCGGTGGAATATTTTCGCGGCGGCGGGTTCTCGACCGATTATTTGACCCGCGGCGGCATGCCGATGACGATGGCGCGGCTCAATCTGGTGAAGGGGCTCGGCCCGGTGCTGCAAATCGCCGAAGGTTACTCGGTCGATCTGCCGGAACACGTACACGATACGCTGGATCAGCGGACCGACCCGACCTGGCCGTCGACCTGGTTCGCCCCGATCCTGACCGGCAGCGGCGCGTTCACCAGCGTCTACGATGTCATGGACCATTGGGGCGCCAATCACGGCGTGATCAGCTACGGGCACATCGGCGCCGACTTGATCACACTGGCTTCGATCCTGCGTATCCCCGTCAGCATGCACAACGTGCCGAAGGAGAAAATCTTCCGCCCGCGCGCCTGGGGCCTGTTCGGCACCGAAGACGCGGAAAGCGCCGATTTCCGCGCCTGCACGGCGTTCGGACCGCTGTACAGTTAG
- a CDS encoding class II aldolase/adducin family protein produces the protein MDQDNAGEIRQELCKYARKIVENGLVVGPGGNISARAGDKMYLSPSGFALEEIEPEQWIEVDIPTGQVTDSGLRPSSEVLMHLYGYRQKPDIGAMVHTHPPNCIAFTLIERELPIMFPDQAALVGRTAYIPYLIPTTDLLADAVAAKVGETSSILLGNHGLVTTGRNLREAYYRTQVVEESAKIYLSARAAGTPVPLTDREVADIAALESEDYRIQLLQKMK, from the coding sequence ATGGATCAGGATAACGCCGGAGAAATCCGGCAGGAACTTTGCAAATACGCCCGCAAAATCGTGGAAAACGGGCTGGTCGTAGGGCCGGGGGGCAATATCAGCGCCCGGGCGGGAGATAAAATGTACTTGTCGCCGAGCGGTTTCGCCCTTGAGGAGATCGAGCCGGAGCAGTGGATCGAAGTGGACATTCCGACGGGGCAGGTGACGGATAGCGGGCTGCGCCCGTCATCGGAAGTGCTGATGCATTTGTACGGATACCGGCAAAAGCCCGATATCGGCGCCATGGTGCACACCCACCCGCCGAATTGCATCGCTTTTACGCTGATCGAGCGGGAGCTGCCGATCATGTTTCCGGATCAAGCCGCACTGGTCGGACGGACGGCGTATATTCCGTACCTCATTCCGACGACCGACCTGCTTGCTGATGCCGTGGCGGCCAAAGTTGGTGAGACAAGCTCGATTTTGCTCGGCAACCATGGGCTTGTAACGACCGGCCGGAATCTTCGCGAGGCGTACTATCGGACCCAGGTCGTCGAGGAGAGCGCGAAGATTTATTTAAGCGCCCGGGCGGCGGGAACGCCGGTGCCGCTCACCGATCGGGAAGTGGCGGATATCGCCGCGCTGGAGAGCGAGGATTACCGGATTCAGCTGCTGCAAAAAATGAAATAA
- a CDS encoding rhamnulokinase: MSMSMNVSERRLPFPCVLAFDLGAGSGRAIIGEIVAEGAQGQGKLEITEVHRFPNVPVQIGSHLHWDTPRLLQEIKNGIRKAFQAGFQPESCGIDTWGVDFGLLDQNGELMGIPYHYRDRQTEGLVEEVSALAGPERLFRESGLQFMPFNTIYQLYAMKKAASPKLDNAATLLLTPDLLNYFLTGKRSCEFSMATTTGLYDPGQGAWNRKLMEELGLPGDIFPEPVPPGTVIGELTAEVCAELDVPPIQVVAVASHDTESAAAAVPAASSSFAYLVSGTWSLLGTQMPGPLLTPAVFEQQFSNEGGVDGSFHLLKNIMGLWILQECKRKWEQGSGDSFTFAELVRLAEEAKPLRSLIDPDDLRFMNPADMPEEIRGYCRETGQPEPDSAGGTVRCILESLALRYRQVLEQAEALTGSRFAGLHMVGGGVQNELLCGFTADAIGRPVWAGPVEASAIGNLLVQFRAAGRIKDMREGRELVKSSFPLRTFQPGSPERRAEWARAYKRYLRLAASPIGGRFRSGS, translated from the coding sequence ATGTCCATGTCTATGAACGTGAGCGAACGGCGACTTCCATTTCCTTGCGTTTTGGCGTTTGATTTGGGAGCGGGCAGCGGCCGCGCCATTATAGGCGAGATTGTTGCGGAGGGCGCACAAGGCCAAGGCAAGCTCGAAATTACGGAAGTCCACCGTTTTCCGAACGTCCCGGTCCAAATCGGCAGCCATTTGCATTGGGACACGCCGAGGCTGCTGCAGGAAATCAAAAACGGGATTCGCAAAGCTTTTCAGGCCGGCTTCCAACCGGAAAGCTGCGGTATCGATACCTGGGGCGTCGATTTCGGACTCCTTGACCAAAACGGCGAGCTGATGGGCATCCCGTACCATTACCGGGACCGGCAGACCGAAGGACTGGTGGAGGAAGTATCCGCCCTGGCCGGTCCGGAGCGGCTGTTTCGCGAGAGCGGGCTGCAGTTTATGCCCTTTAATACGATATATCAGCTTTACGCGATGAAAAAAGCCGCTTCCCCCAAGCTGGACAACGCTGCAACCCTGCTGCTCACGCCCGATTTGCTGAACTATTTTCTCACCGGAAAACGGTCCTGCGAATTTTCGATGGCGACCACTACGGGGCTCTATGACCCGGGACAGGGCGCTTGGAACCGGAAGCTGATGGAGGAGCTTGGTCTGCCTGGGGACATTTTTCCGGAACCGGTGCCGCCGGGGACGGTGATCGGAGAGCTTACGGCCGAGGTTTGCGCTGAGCTGGACGTGCCGCCGATCCAAGTGGTCGCCGTCGCTTCGCACGATACGGAATCGGCCGCGGCGGCCGTGCCGGCAGCGTCTTCGTCCTTCGCGTACCTGGTCAGCGGCACTTGGTCGCTGCTCGGCACGCAGATGCCTGGGCCATTGCTCACGCCCGCGGTGTTCGAGCAGCAATTTTCCAATGAAGGCGGCGTGGACGGAAGCTTCCATTTGCTGAAAAACATCATGGGGCTGTGGATTTTGCAGGAATGCAAGCGCAAATGGGAGCAGGGAAGCGGCGACAGCTTCACGTTTGCCGAACTCGTCAGGCTGGCGGAGGAGGCCAAGCCGCTGCGCTCCTTGATCGATCCGGACGACCTGCGCTTCATGAATCCGGCGGACATGCCGGAGGAAATCCGCGGCTACTGCCGGGAGACCGGGCAGCCGGAGCCGGATTCGGCCGGCGGCACGGTCCGCTGCATCCTGGAAAGCCTGGCGCTGCGCTACCGGCAGGTGCTGGAGCAGGCCGAGGCGCTGACCGGCTCGCGTTTTGCCGGCCTGCATATGGTCGGCGGCGGCGTTCAGAACGAGCTGCTGTGCGGCTTTACGGCCGACGCCATCGGACGCCCGGTCTGGGCCGGACCGGTGGAGGCGAGCGCGATCGGCAATCTGCTTGTACAGTTCAGAGCCGCCGGCCGGATCAAAGATATGCGGGAGGGGCGGGAACTGGTGAAGTCGTCGTTCCCGCTCCGAACTTTCCAGCCGGGCAGCCCGGAGCGCCGGGCGGAATGGGCGAGAGCCTACAAGCGGTATCTGCGGCTTGCCGCTTCCCCGATCGGCGGCCGTTTCCGTTCCGGCAGCTAG
- the fucU gene encoding L-fucose mutarotase → MLKGISGLITPDLIKILMEMGHSDEIVIADGNFPAASHARRLVRCGGHGIPELLEAILPLFPLDVYVDRPVSLMAVTPGDAVETPIWGKYREIVSRYHPVDDNDPFEEVERFAFYERAKQAYAIVSTGEKALYANVILKKGVVIQAP, encoded by the coding sequence ATGTTAAAAGGAATTTCCGGCTTGATCACGCCGGATTTGATCAAAATTTTGATGGAGATGGGACATTCGGACGAAATCGTCATCGCCGACGGCAATTTTCCGGCGGCCAGCCATGCCCGGCGTTTGGTGCGCTGCGGCGGGCACGGGATCCCCGAGCTGCTGGAGGCGATCCTGCCGCTGTTTCCCCTCGATGTTTATGTCGACCGGCCCGTGTCCTTGATGGCGGTGACACCGGGGGACGCGGTGGAAACGCCGATCTGGGGCAAATACCGGGAAATTGTAAGCCGGTACCATCCGGTGGACGACAATGACCCTTTCGAGGAGGTGGAGCGGTTCGCTTTTTACGAAAGGGCCAAACAGGCTTACGCTATCGTATCCACCGGGGAAAAAGCGCTGTATGCCAACGTGATTTTAAAAAAGGGCGTCGTCATTCAGGCCCCTTAG